A stretch of Sulfurimonas xiamenensis DNA encodes these proteins:
- the metX gene encoding homoserine O-acetyltransferase MetX produces the protein MSLNLKTYTEHFTNPLYLESGRILEPYDITYETYGKLNDTKSNVVVVCHALTGSHHCAGIYEGDKKTGWWDSLIGPGKAVDTDKYFVICTNVIGSCFGSTGPMSPQYPHHNPYRYKFPVVTIKDMIKAQRILFDKLGIHNVHAIIGGSMGGMQALQFAITYPNFASKIISLATTHATQPWAIAFNKVSQEAILKDPDFKQGYYEKEDIAKNGLSGMAVGRMAGHISFLSHESMQDKFGREYRNTDGLYELFGKFQVELYLEYNGYNFTKWFDPLSYLYITKAINIYDLSRGFDSLNEALEKVKAELHLISFKNDLLFRNYEMKEISDTLTKIGHKNHHYLDIDSDYGHDAFLVEIEKFKEYIKDVLND, from the coding sequence TTGTCACTAAACCTAAAAACATATACCGAACATTTTACAAATCCTCTTTATTTAGAAAGCGGTCGTATTTTAGAACCTTATGATATAACATATGAGACTTATGGAAAACTCAACGACACCAAAAGCAATGTTGTTGTTGTCTGTCATGCGCTCACAGGTTCTCACCATTGTGCCGGAATCTACGAAGGCGATAAAAAAACCGGCTGGTGGGATTCTCTTATCGGTCCGGGCAAAGCTGTTGATACTGATAAATATTTTGTAATTTGTACAAATGTTATCGGCAGTTGTTTTGGTTCAACTGGACCTATGAGTCCGCAGTATCCTCATCATAACCCATATCGATATAAATTCCCTGTTGTTACTATTAAAGATATGATTAAAGCACAAAGAATCCTTTTTGATAAACTAGGTATTCACAATGTTCATGCAATTATCGGCGGTTCAATGGGTGGAATGCAAGCTCTTCAGTTTGCAATAACATACCCAAATTTCGCATCTAAAATCATCTCTTTGGCAACAACACACGCGACACAACCATGGGCTATAGCTTTTAACAAAGTATCTCAAGAGGCGATACTAAAAGACCCTGATTTTAAACAAGGTTACTATGAAAAAGAAGATATCGCAAAGAATGGCTTATCCGGAATGGCTGTGGGAAGAATGGCTGGGCATATAAGCTTTTTATCGCATGAGTCAATGCAAGATAAATTTGGCAGAGAATATAGAAATACCGACGGTCTTTATGAGTTATTTGGAAAGTTTCAAGTTGAACTCTATCTGGAGTATAACGGCTATAACTTCACAAAATGGTTTGATCCGCTATCATATCTCTATATAACAAAAGCGATAAATATTTATGACTTATCTCGAGGATTTGATTCATTAAACGAAGCTTTAGAAAAAGTAAAAGCTGAATTACATCTTATTAGTTTTAAAAACGACCTACTCTTTAGAAACTATGAAATGAAAGAAATAAGCGATACACTCACTAAAATTGGGCATAAAAATCATCACTATTTAGATATAGACAGCGATTATGGACATGATGCATTTTTAGTTGAAATAGAGAAATTTAAAGAGTATATAAAGGATGTTTTAAATGACTAA
- a CDS encoding O-acetylhomoserine aminocarboxypropyltransferase/cysteine synthase family protein, producing MDLQTKALHAGYTKDSQGTMAVPIYQTTAYEFRDVQHAADLFSLKELGNIYTRLNNPTTDVFEKRFAELEGGEAALATSSGMSAIFFAIANAAEAGDNIICARQLYGGSLTLSTHTLKRFGIEARFFNVHDTSSLESLIDDKTKVIFFESLTNPSIDVADIEVITKIANKHGILSVVDNTVATPVLCRPFEHGADIIVHSASKYTTGQGLAIGGILVERKNLIEKLKANPRYEQFNKPDASYHGLIYVDTNLPPYTLRARLSLLRDLGAVSSPFNSWLFIQGMETLSLRMREHSKNALELAHFLESHPKVKKVNYPGLQSNSNYKNAQKYFDNGACSGLLSFEVETFEEAAKIVNATKLYSLVVNIGDSKSIITHPASTTHQQLSKDELNACGVPAGLIRISCGLESIMDLIADMKQALEA from the coding sequence ATGGATTTGCAAACCAAAGCATTGCATGCTGGATATACAAAAGATTCTCAAGGAACTATGGCTGTACCGATTTATCAAACAACTGCATATGAGTTTCGTGATGTTCAGCATGCGGCGGATCTCTTCTCCTTAAAAGAGCTGGGAAATATTTACACTCGTTTAAACAACCCCACTACAGATGTTTTTGAAAAAAGATTTGCAGAACTTGAGGGTGGAGAGGCTGCACTTGCGACATCAAGCGGAATGAGTGCTATATTTTTTGCTATAGCAAATGCAGCAGAAGCCGGAGATAACATTATTTGTGCAAGGCAACTCTACGGCGGAAGCTTAACACTAAGCACCCACACTTTAAAAAGATTTGGCATTGAAGCTAGATTTTTTAATGTACACGACACCTCTTCATTAGAATCTCTTATAGATGACAAAACAAAAGTTATCTTTTTTGAATCTTTAACAAATCCAAGTATAGATGTAGCAGATATTGAAGTAATTACTAAAATTGCAAACAAACATGGCATTCTCTCGGTAGTTGACAACACTGTTGCAACGCCTGTTTTATGCCGTCCATTTGAGCATGGAGCAGATATTATCGTTCATAGTGCCAGCAAATATACAACAGGCCAAGGCTTGGCAATCGGTGGAATTTTAGTGGAGAGAAAAAATCTTATTGAAAAGCTCAAAGCAAATCCTCGTTATGAACAATTCAATAAACCGGATGCATCTTATCATGGCTTAATCTATGTAGATACAAATTTGCCGCCTTACACTCTAAGAGCAAGGCTCTCTCTTTTAAGAGATTTGGGTGCTGTTTCATCTCCTTTTAACTCATGGCTCTTTATTCAAGGGATGGAAACGCTTTCACTTCGCATGCGTGAACACTCGAAAAATGCTCTGGAATTAGCACATTTTTTAGAATCCCATCCTAAGGTTAAAAAAGTAAATTATCCTGGTTTACAAAGTAATTCTAACTATAAAAATGCTCAAAAATATTTCGACAACGGTGCATGCAGCGGACTTTTAAGTTTTGAGGTTGAAACATTTGAAGAAGCTGCTAAAATAGTAAATGCAACAAAACTCTATTCACTTGTTGTAAATATAGGTGATTCAAAATCTATAATTACGCATCCGGCTTCTACAACACACCAGCAATTAAGCAAAGATGAACTTAATGCATGCGGTGTTCCTGCCGGACTAATTAGAATATCTTGTGGATTAGAAAGCATTATGGATTTGATTGCTGATATGAAACAGGCGTTAGAGGCCTAA
- a CDS encoding DUF6858 family protein: protein MKKTVFMDKYPIFSLELTKNEIKVSNTKEIAEYFKEKIQNHPIAQFISIFDHYSHTKSLNGAIMDGLIDAQNVIFCFGQAIPNTKMLAVRPRSIGICEFEDRVIIEFLEAPKEEMHKLMEDWARDLKK from the coding sequence ATGAAAAAAACAGTTTTTATGGACAAATACCCAATATTTAGCTTAGAGTTGACAAAAAATGAAATAAAAGTTTCAAACACAAAAGAAATAGCTGAGTATTTTAAAGAAAAAATACAAAATCATCCAATAGCGCAATTTATATCTATTTTTGATCACTACTCACATACAAAAAGCTTAAACGGAGCAATTATGGATGGCTTAATTGATGCTCAAAATGTTATTTTTTGTTTTGGACAGGCAATACCTAACACTAAAATGTTAGCAGTTAGACCGAGAAGCATAGGCATTTGCGAATTTGAAGACAGAGTTATTATAGAATTTTTAGAAGCTCCAAAAGAGGAGATGCATAAATTGATGGAAGATTGGGCAAGAGATTTAAAAAAATAA
- a CDS encoding SLAC1 anion channel family protein, with translation METVSDYNRLKFFPIMMYAIVMGLSGLTITYQKAAILLNFPHIIGEILMYATTTVFIIISYIYIKKFFKYKIAVKSEFSHPVRINFFAAISISMLMLAIIYKENFPTISAVFWYPGTLLHFYLTMHTISFWVNHNQEINHSNPAWFIPIVGNVLVPVAGIGFADLGLLLYFFSVGMFFWVILFAVILNRIIFHNQIAVKFMPTLFILIAPPAIGFIAYFKMFGIIDFFAVMLFNLALFFTILVIFMYKNFIKIKFFISWWAFVFPIAAMAISAMLMYNQNSCIFLLLLSYAMIAAITIIVSIVTYQTVIHIIKKEICVQE, from the coding sequence ATGGAAACTGTTTCGGATTATAATAGGTTAAAATTTTTTCCTATTATGATGTATGCAATTGTTATGGGTTTAAGCGGATTAACAATTACATATCAAAAAGCCGCAATTTTGCTTAATTTCCCTCATATTATAGGGGAAATACTTATGTATGCCACCACAACTGTTTTCATAATTATTTCATATATTTACATAAAAAAGTTTTTTAAATATAAAATAGCCGTTAAAAGTGAATTTTCACATCCTGTTAGAATAAACTTTTTTGCTGCTATATCTATTTCTATGCTTATGCTGGCAATTATATATAAAGAAAATTTTCCTACTATAAGTGCCGTTTTTTGGTATCCTGGAACATTACTGCACTTCTATTTGACAATGCATACAATCTCTTTTTGGGTAAATCATAACCAAGAGATAAATCACTCAAATCCTGCATGGTTTATACCTATAGTAGGAAATGTTTTGGTACCGGTTGCAGGCATTGGTTTTGCAGATCTTGGTTTATTATTGTATTTTTTTAGTGTTGGAATGTTTTTTTGGGTTATTTTATTTGCGGTAATACTCAACAGAATTATTTTTCACAATCAAATAGCAGTAAAATTTATGCCGACTCTTTTTATATTGATTGCACCTCCGGCTATCGGTTTTATAGCTTATTTTAAAATGTTTGGAATAATAGATTTTTTTGCTGTTATGCTCTTTAATCTGGCTCTGTTTTTTACTATTTTAGTTATTTTTATGTATAAAAATTTTATAAAAATAAAGTTTTTTATCTCATGGTGGGCATTTGTATTTCCTATTGCAGCAATGGCGATTAGTGCCATGCTTATGTATAATCAGAACAGTTGTATCTTTTTACTGCTTCTCTCTTATGCAATGATCGCAGCAATAACAATTATTGTATCTATTGTAACTTATCAAACAGTTATACATATAATTAAAAAAGAGATCTGTGTTCAAGAATAA
- the guaB gene encoding IMP dehydrogenase, protein MKIRKRALTFEDVLLVPQYSEILPKEVSLETKLTRNISLKIPMVSAAMDTVTEYRAAIAMARLGGIGIIHKNMDIETQCKQVKKVKKSESGVIIDPIYVHPDATLAEANALMSEFKISGVPVIDTNNKLLGILTNRDMRFEKDMTKKADEVMTKMPLVTATKGISLDDAADIMHQNKIEKLPIIDEDGYLKGLVTIKDIKKRIEYPNSNKDDFGRLVVGAAIGVGQLDRAKALVEAGVDVLVLDSAHGHSRGILDTVRKIKETLEIDVIAGNIATAEAVEALIEAGADGVKVGIGPGSICTTRIVAGVGVPQITAIAECADAARKHGVPIIADGGIKYSGDIAKALAVGASCIMAGSLLAGTEESPGDTIMFQGRQYKSYRGMGSIGAMQKGSTDRYFQEGTASDKLVPEGIEGRVPFRGSIAGIVHQMMGGLRSSMGYCGSESIEAFWDKAEFVEITSAGLKESHVHDVIITQEAPNYHI, encoded by the coding sequence ATGAAAATTCGTAAACGCGCTCTTACATTTGAAGATGTACTACTTGTACCTCAGTACTCTGAAATACTGCCAAAAGAGGTCTCTTTAGAGACAAAACTAACCCGTAATATTTCTTTAAAAATCCCTATGGTTTCAGCTGCAATGGATACCGTTACCGAGTATAGAGCAGCTATTGCTATGGCTAGACTTGGCGGAATCGGAATTATCCATAAGAACATGGATATTGAAACACAATGCAAACAGGTAAAAAAAGTTAAAAAAAGCGAAAGCGGTGTAATTATAGATCCAATTTATGTTCACCCTGATGCAACACTTGCTGAAGCAAACGCTCTTATGAGCGAATTTAAAATCTCAGGTGTTCCTGTAATTGATACAAATAACAAACTTTTAGGCATTCTTACAAATCGCGATATGAGATTTGAAAAAGATATGACAAAAAAAGCAGATGAAGTTATGACAAAAATGCCTCTTGTAACTGCTACAAAAGGTATATCTTTAGATGATGCTGCTGATATTATGCACCAAAATAAAATAGAAAAACTTCCAATTATAGATGAAGATGGATATTTAAAAGGTTTAGTTACTATAAAAGATATCAAAAAACGCATAGAGTACCCAAATTCGAATAAAGATGATTTTGGAAGACTTGTTGTTGGAGCTGCTATTGGTGTTGGACAATTAGATCGCGCAAAAGCTTTAGTTGAAGCAGGTGTTGATGTTTTAGTTTTAGACTCTGCGCATGGTCACTCAAGAGGCATTTTAGATACCGTCAGAAAAATTAAAGAGACTTTGGAGATTGATGTAATTGCCGGAAATATTGCAACCGCTGAAGCTGTTGAAGCACTAATTGAAGCCGGAGCAGATGGAGTTAAAGTCGGAATTGGACCAGGTTCAATCTGTACAACGCGCATTGTTGCCGGTGTAGGTGTACCTCAAATCACTGCAATTGCAGAGTGTGCAGATGCAGCTAGAAAACATGGTGTTCCTATTATAGCTGATGGCGGAATTAAATACTCTGGAGATATTGCTAAAGCTTTAGCAGTAGGTGCAAGCTGTATTATGGCGGGTTCTTTATTGGCTGGAACAGAAGAATCTCCGGGAGACACAATTATGTTTCAAGGTCGTCAATATAAATCTTACCGTGGTATGGGAAGTATCGGAGCTATGCAGAAAGGTTCAACTGACAGATATTTTCAAGAAGGAACTGCTTCTGACAAACTTGTTCCTGAAGGAATCGAAGGCCGTGTTCCTTTCCGAGGAAGCATTGCAGGCATAGTGCATCAAATGATGGGTGGACTTCGTTCGTCGATGGGTTATTGCGGCAGTGAAAGCATCGAAGCTTTCTGGGACAAAGCTGAATTTGTAGAGATAACAAGTGCAGGTCTAAAAGAGAGTCATGTCCATGATGTTATTATCACACAAGAAGCTCCAAATTATCATATATAA
- a CDS encoding NifB/NifX family molybdenum-iron cluster-binding protein, with protein MKKYFKVFYIMLFFTSLLFAEQKKDVNLTKSSCTIAVAAVEETANSQISEIAGKAPYYLIFDEKGILLQSIKNPAQNSRRNSSSLVVDFLVQESCKTVIAGKFGTKMQKQLKANNIQFYEHEGIAKEVLQSFTKK; from the coding sequence ATGAAAAAATATTTTAAAGTTTTTTATATAATGCTATTTTTTACATCTCTGCTCTTTGCTGAGCAAAAAAAAGATGTTAATTTAACAAAATCATCATGCACTATTGCTGTTGCCGCAGTTGAAGAAACTGCAAATTCACAAATCAGCGAAATAGCCGGAAAAGCTCCATATTATCTTATATTTGATGAAAAAGGCATTTTACTGCAAAGCATTAAAAATCCGGCACAAAACAGCAGACGAAATTCAAGTTCATTAGTAGTTGATTTTCTTGTGCAAGAGTCATGCAAAACAGTAATTGCCGGAAAATTCGGAACTAAAATGCAAAAGCAATTAAAAGCAAATAATATTCAATTTTACGAACATGAAGGCATAGCAAAAGAGGTTCTTCAATCTTTTACAAAAAAATAA
- a CDS encoding heavy-metal-associated domain-containing protein has protein sequence MKKNFKALNIKCSGCANTIKESLKDEFGEVKVDLTQEPRVVTLEIKDEEAELSFRKKMRSLGYPLEDEDLGTLRKSGLKAKSFISCAIGKINKG, from the coding sequence GTGAAAAAAAATTTTAAAGCGCTAAATATTAAATGCAGCGGATGTGCAAACACGATAAAAGAGTCGTTAAAAGATGAGTTTGGGGAAGTGAAAGTAGATTTGACACAAGAGCCCAGAGTCGTTACGCTAGAGATAAAAGATGAAGAAGCAGAACTCAGTTTTCGCAAAAAAATGAGATCTCTCGGTTATCCTCTAGAAGATGAGGATTTAGGAACTCTTAGAAAAAGCGGACTTAAAGCTAAAAGTTTTATATCATGCGCAATTGGAAAAATAAATAAAGGTTAA
- the gatA gene encoding Asp-tRNA(Asn)/Glu-tRNA(Gln) amidotransferase subunit GatA — protein sequence MITLKEALKLNKDELTKFKEELKTNIEANADINAYIDVNNVGEGVPIAIKDNIQVKDWSVTSGSNILQGYIAPYNATVIEKMLGAGLSPFGRTNMDEFAMGSTTESSFYGKTLNPHNKDCVPGGSSGGSAAAVAAGIAIAALGSDTGGSIRQPASFCGIVGMKPTYGRVSRYGLGAYASSLDQIGPMTQNVEDAAILYDIISGHDEKDSTSANKNDKVSDKLNASRKLKIAVLPKHIENASQDVKKAYELAISALKNAGHEIVERELMDAKFDISAYYITATAEATTNLARYDGIRYGNRVTGKNLEDTFIQTRSQGFGDEVKRRILLGNFVLSSGYYEAYYVKAQKTRHLIKDQYSKIFEDVDLILSPVAPTTANKFGELSTPMEMYLSDLYTISVNLAGLPAISVPVAKSSDGMPIGLQLIANAYEEQTLFDGALSLEKEIGYNSL from the coding sequence GTGATTACATTAAAAGAAGCACTGAAACTAAACAAAGATGAACTAACAAAATTTAAAGAAGAGCTTAAAACAAATATAGAAGCAAATGCGGATATTAATGCATACATAGATGTAAACAATGTCGGCGAAGGGGTGCCGATAGCTATAAAGGACAACATTCAGGTAAAAGATTGGTCTGTGACATCAGGCTCAAACATACTTCAAGGATATATCGCTCCATACAATGCAACGGTAATTGAGAAGATGCTTGGTGCTGGACTTAGTCCGTTTGGGCGAACAAATATGGATGAGTTTGCTATGGGAAGTACAACAGAGTCAAGCTTTTACGGCAAAACTCTAAATCCTCACAACAAAGATTGCGTTCCGGGTGGAAGCTCTGGCGGAAGTGCGGCGGCAGTTGCGGCAGGTATTGCTATTGCGGCTCTTGGAAGCGATACGGGCGGAAGCATCCGTCAGCCTGCTTCATTTTGCGGAATTGTCGGCATGAAACCAACTTACGGTCGTGTTAGCCGTTACGGCCTGGGAGCTTACGCCTCAAGTCTTGATCAGATAGGACCGATGACTCAAAATGTTGAAGATGCTGCAATACTCTATGACATCATAAGCGGACACGACGAAAAAGACTCTACAAGTGCGAACAAAAACGACAAAGTAAGTGATAAACTCAACGCATCAAGAAAACTCAAAATTGCAGTTTTGCCAAAACATATAGAAAATGCAAGCCAAGATGTAAAAAAAGCTTATGAGTTAGCGATAAGCGCTCTTAAAAATGCAGGGCATGAGATAGTTGAGCGCGAACTTATGGACGCGAAATTCGACATTTCCGCTTACTATATTACGGCAACTGCGGAAGCTACTACAAACCTCGCTCGTTACGACGGCATCCGCTACGGAAACAGAGTAACTGGCAAAAATCTTGAAGATACTTTTATTCAGACTAGAAGCCAAGGTTTCGGCGATGAAGTTAAACGCCGTATATTGCTTGGAAACTTTGTACTTTCAAGCGGCTACTATGAAGCGTACTATGTAAAAGCGCAAAAAACAAGACACCTTATAAAAGATCAATACTCTAAAATATTTGAAGATGTGGACCTTATTTTATCGCCCGTTGCACCGACAACGGCAAACAAATTTGGAGAGTTATCAACTCCGATGGAGATGTACTTAAGCGACCTCTACACTATAAGCGTAAACCTTGCGGGACTTCCTGCCATCTCAGTTCCCGTTGCAAAAAGCAGCGATGGAATGCCTATAGGTCTTCAGCTGATTGCAAACGCTTATGAGGAGCAGACACTATTTGACGGCGCACTTAGTTTAGAAAAAGAGATAGGGTATAATAGTTTATAG
- the proB gene encoding glutamate 5-kinase has translation MKRIVIKVGSSVLIEDGHIANERMLNLVSLIVDLRKKHEVILVTSGAVAAGYTAVQLNKLVPTSKKVLASLGQPILMSSYKNLFDIFDITISQILMTEDDFNSRPHTKIFQDIIDRTFKNDILAIINENDISTTPEQLFGDNDQLSAHVTYFAGADLLVILSDIDGYYDSNPKDNPKAKLRKQVNELTEEELDQEFTPNSKFASGGIVTKLKAAQYIIENDLEMFLCNGFDLTSVRSYLLDDVHEKGTLFTSKK, from the coding sequence ATGAAGCGTATTGTTATTAAAGTTGGTAGTAGTGTTTTAATTGAGGATGGTCATATTGCAAATGAGAGGATGTTAAATCTTGTCTCTCTTATTGTAGACTTGCGAAAAAAGCATGAAGTTATTTTAGTCACATCTGGAGCTGTTGCAGCCGGATACACTGCAGTGCAGCTTAATAAACTTGTTCCGACAAGTAAAAAAGTTTTGGCTTCATTGGGGCAACCTATTCTTATGAGTTCATATAAGAATCTCTTTGATATTTTTGACATTACAATCTCTCAGATCCTTATGACAGAAGATGATTTCAACTCAAGACCCCATACAAAAATTTTTCAAGATATCATAGACAGAACATTTAAAAATGACATATTAGCAATTATCAACGAAAATGACATCTCGACGACGCCAGAGCAGCTTTTTGGGGATAATGACCAACTTTCAGCTCATGTAACTTACTTTGCAGGAGCAGATTTGCTTGTGATATTAAGTGACATCGATGGTTATTATGATTCAAATCCAAAAGATAATCCAAAAGCGAAATTACGAAAGCAAGTAAACGAGTTGACCGAAGAGGAGTTAGACCAAGAGTTCACACCAAATTCTAAATTTGCATCAGGCGGTATAGTAACAAAGCTAAAGGCAGCCCAATATATAATAGAAAACGATTTAGAAATGTTTTTATGTAACGGCTTTGATCTAACTTCAGTGAGAAGTTACCTGCTCGATGATGTTCATGAAAAAGGTACGCTATTTACAAGTAAAAAGTAA
- a CDS encoding helix-turn-helix domain-containing protein, producing the protein MNLCTKVNRNLAILNAHQDGYSQASIATYLNVSKSLISKVVKSGDSFTGV; encoded by the coding sequence ATGAATCTCTGTACAAAAGTAAACAGAAACTTAGCGATACTTAACGCGCACCAAGACGGTTACTCTCAAGCAAGCATTGCAACTTATTTGAATGTATCAAAATCATTGATAAGCAAAGTTGTAAAAAGTGGAGATTCATTCACAGGGGTGTAA
- a CDS encoding DUF2726 domain-containing protein has translation MDLVYIVVVLFIIVVIALFLKGKEHAGKGKLPYEKIDALFTPAERSFYGVLKQAVGGEWEIFGKVRLADVIAPRKGMSRSNWQKAFNRISAKHIDFVVCNKEDLSILCAIELDDKSHGNKSRRKRDEFIESACDAAGLRLVRFPARKAYVIEEVRTTVLGTFLSLESVNNDAEAVTAKIDETEDVPDVSVEPPKAEEACPKCRHIQK, from the coding sequence ATGGACCTTGTTTATATTGTAGTTGTACTTTTCATCATCGTTGTAATTGCACTATTCCTGAAAGGCAAAGAACATGCAGGAAAAGGCAAACTTCCATACGAAAAAATTGATGCACTATTTACGCCCGCAGAACGATCATTCTATGGGGTTTTGAAACAAGCGGTGGGCGGAGAATGGGAAATATTCGGGAAGGTTCGGTTAGCGGATGTAATTGCCCCAAGAAAAGGCATGTCTCGTAGTAACTGGCAAAAGGCATTTAATCGAATATCCGCCAAGCACATTGATTTTGTTGTATGTAATAAAGAAGATTTATCCATTTTATGTGCAATTGAACTAGATGATAAATCGCACGGAAACAAGTCTCGTCGGAAACGAGATGAATTTATTGAATCCGCGTGCGATGCTGCTGGTCTGCGTCTTGTTAGGTTTCCCGCAAGAAAAGCGTATGTTATTGAAGAAGTGAGAACTACGGTCCTGGGGACTTTTCTATCGCTAGAGTCAGTAAATAACGATGCCGAGGCGGTAACGGCTAAGATCGATGAAACGGAAGATGTGCCAGATGTGAGTGTGGAGCCTCCGAAAGCGGAGGAAGCTTGCCCAAAATGTCGGCATATTCAGAAATGA
- a CDS encoding PIN domain-containing protein — protein sequence MLESKKIFIDTQYYVKKGLNFDYQTLSSFKDLCKQDKLTNFTTSVVQQEVYKKIKDSTTEALSIIKDFKRKRHLLTAINQDFNCSIFDQINNDDIYEQANTLFDNFLEECNTTIVDSSNVNTEDILELYFNQSPPFSEKKQKEFPDAISLLSLKTNLTNDEKIYIVSDDPDMNNFCKTDTQMISIESLEKVLDLYNQHDENITIKIKKYISEHDSEIKEKIESILKDAEMYNNSSWEDSEINDFHITNIGVINPNIINIEDDKCITIFDIDIEFEIHASGPDYINSSIYDKEDGKLYVFDTTDRIEYIDKTFTVEIVFTYEIEGLTLKDIEIDSLTIVSILSGIEVDIEEEPDYYV from the coding sequence ATGTTAGAATCAAAAAAAATATTTATTGACACCCAATACTATGTCAAAAAAGGATTAAATTTTGATTATCAGACCTTATCAAGTTTTAAGGACTTATGTAAACAAGATAAATTAACAAACTTTACTACAAGTGTTGTTCAACAAGAAGTTTATAAAAAAATCAAAGATTCTACTACAGAAGCTTTAAGTATTATAAAAGATTTTAAAAGAAAAAGACATCTACTAACGGCAATAAATCAAGATTTTAATTGTTCAATCTTTGATCAAATTAATAATGATGATATTTATGAACAAGCAAATACTCTATTTGATAATTTTTTAGAAGAATGCAATACTACAATAGTTGATTCAAGTAATGTTAATACAGAAGATATATTAGAATTGTATTTTAATCAATCGCCCCCTTTTAGTGAAAAAAAACAAAAAGAATTTCCAGATGCAATATCTTTATTATCGTTAAAAACCAATCTCACTAATGATGAAAAAATTTATATTGTTTCTGATGATCCTGATATGAATAATTTTTGTAAAACAGATACTCAAATGATTTCAATTGAATCACTAGAAAAGGTACTAGATTTATATAATCAACATGATGAAAATATCACTATTAAGATAAAAAAGTATATATCTGAGCATGATTCAGAGATTAAAGAAAAAATCGAATCTATTTTAAAAGATGCAGAAATGTATAATAATTCATCTTGGGAAGATTCAGAAATCAATGATTTTCATATAACTAATATTGGGGTAATTAATCCAAATATTATAAATATAGAAGATGATAAATGTATTACGATATTTGACATAGATATTGAATTTGAAATTCATGCTTCAGGACCAGATTACATCAATAGTAGTATCTATGACAAGGAAGACGGAAAGTTATATGTTTTTGATACAACTGATAGAATTGAATATATAGATAAGACTTTTACTGTTGAGATAGTATTTACCTATGAGATTGAAGGTTTAACTTTAAAAGATATTGAAATAGATTCGTTAACTATAGTAAGTATATTGTCTGGAATTGAAGTTGATATTGAAGAAGAACCAGACTATTATGTTTAA